The sequence TTAGATATTTTTCTTTCATGCACTAAAGATGTTTGCGAGTTAATGAGATTAAAGCCAAATAAAAGCTTAAATTTTTACAGAGGTTTAAAAGCTGCATCCCTTATTCAGTCTTGTCTTTGACGGGGTTGTCACCCCGTCAACGCTGTCACCTCAACGGCATGGCAATGAAACAAGGGCATCCTGCCTATGTTACGGCGGTTAGTCAAACTGACGTTGCTGATGGTTGGCGCGATCGCAGGCAAAGTGGAGGCTGTATTATTGATGTTGAAAGTAAAGAAGTGATAGTTTCTGGACTTTCTATGCCACATTCGCCTCGGTGGTATCGAAACCAGTTGTGGGTATTAAATTCTGGCACTGGTTACTTTGGAACGATTGACATCAAAAGTGGTAAGTTTCAACCCATAACCTTTTGCCCTGGCTATTTGCGGGGACTATCATTTATCAATGATTTTGCCATAGTA is a genomic window of Oculatellaceae cyanobacterium containing:
- a CDS encoding TIGR03032 family protein; translated protein: MSPRQRCHLNGMAMKQGHPAYVTAVSQTDVADGWRDRRQSGGCIIDVESKEVIVSGLSMPHSPRWYRNQLWVLNSGTGYFGTIDIKSGKFQPITFCPGYLRGLSFINDFAIVGLSRPRHNKTFSGLALDDNLAAKDAEARCGLQIIDLRTGDIVHWLRIEGIVEELYDVVVLPEVRRPMAVGFKSDEIRRTITIGSV